The Zingiber officinale cultivar Zhangliang chromosome 9A, Zo_v1.1, whole genome shotgun sequence genome window below encodes:
- the LOC122021739 gene encoding E3 ubiquitin-protein ligase RGLG4-like, with product MGNVVALLFGRRRAHRPAVREIEGWSSSNSQPSMGRRMNRKKSEVMKKYAFIPDNYTTVDQVTAALREAGLESSNLIVGIDFTKSNEWTGKHSFRGQSLHKLGDQPNPYEQAITIIGKVLAPFDDDNLIPCFGFGDMTTHDTHVFSFHPDNSPCHGFEEVLSCYKKIVPHLRLAGPTSFAPIVEAAVDIVERNHGQYHVLLIIADGQVTRSVDTDDGELSPQEKKTIDSIVMASAYPLSIVLVGVGDGPWDDMKKFDDKLPARDFDNFQFVNFTAIMGRNASAAEKEAAFALAALMEVPLQYKATMELGILGQVTGKAKRVVPRPPPLPAAQTQRSYVPQQSRRPERSSTLQRSSSSPAQSSNDDQSQTCPVCLTNAKDLAFGCGHMCCRDCAESLIRCPICRTIITSRLRVYTG from the exons ATGGGGAATGTGGTGGCCCTGCTTTTTGGTCGGCGGCGAGCTCACCGGCCGGCAGTCCGGGAAATAGAGGGGTGGAGTTCGAGCAACTCCCAGCCTTCCATGGGAAGGAGAATGAATCGCAAGAAGAGTGAAGTTATGAAGAAATACGCGTTCATCCCTGACAACTACACCACAGTCGACCAG GTCACAGCTGCCCTGAGAGAAGCTGGATTAGAGTCATCAAATCTAATTGTGGGGATTGATTTCACTAAAAGCAATGAATGGACAG GGAAGCACTCTTTCAGAGGTCAGAGCTTGCACAAGCTCGGAGATCAGCCAAACCCTTACGAGCAAGCCATTACTATAATTGGCAAGGTTTTGGCTCCGTTCGACGACGACAACCTCATTCCTTGCTTCGGATTCGGCGACA TGACAACTCACGATACACATGTGTTCAGCTTTCATCCTGATAATTCGCCTTGCCACGGATTTGAGGAAGTTTTGTCCTGCTACAAGAAGATCGTTCCTCACCTACGATTAGCAG GGCCTACTTCCTTCGCGCCGATCGTGGAGGCAGCCGTCGACATTGTCGAGAGAAACCATGGGCAATACCACGTTTTGCTCATCATAGCAGACGGCCAG GTCACTCGCAGCGTCGACACGGACGACGGCGAGCTCAGTCCGCAAGAAAAGAAGACTATCGACTCGATTGTGATGGCGAG CGCCTACCCCTTGTCGATCGTGCTAGTCGGCGTCGGCGACGGACCTTGGGACGACATGAAGAAGTTCGACGACAAGCTTCCCGCCCGCGATTTTGATAATTTTCAG TTCGTCAACTTCACCGCCATCATGGGGAGAAACGCGAGCGCAGCAGAGAAGGAAGCAGCCTTCGCCCTCGCCGCTCTCATGGAGGTCCCTCTCCAGTACAAAGCTACTATGGAGCTCGGCATTCTCGG GCAAGTGACAGGGAAGGCCAAGAGAGTCGTGCCGCGGCCGCCTCCATTGCCGGCTGCACAAACACAGAGGTCGTACGTGCCTCAGCAAAGCAGACGGCCGGAACGCAGCAGCACGTTGCAGAGAAGCAGCAGCAGCCCAGCGCAAAGTAGCAATGACGACCAGAGCCAA ACTTGCCCGGTTTGCCTGACCAATGCCAAAGACTTGGCCTTTGGATGTGGCCATATG TGTTGCAGAGATTGCGCTGAGAGCTTGATCAGATGCCCGATATGCAGAACGATTATAACGTCACGCTTGAGGGTGTACACAGGATGA
- the LOC122021926 gene encoding polyphenol oxidase, chloroplastic-like, which produces MNTMASLVVPCHIPHTTIVNNSFACAFPAKSPSFIIRRRRCSKIACKSSDDVHEPTLDRRDVLLGLCGAAAAVGGLGVGSKPAFGSPITAPDLSKCGPADLPNGVPVVNCCPPYSSTIRDFKLPPQSSPLRVRPAAHLVDANYLDKYTKAVELMRALPADDPRNFTQQANIHCAYCDGAYEQIGFPDLEIQVHNSWLFFPWHRFYLYFHERILGKLIGDETFALPFWNWDAPGGIQMPSIYTKKSSSLYDKLRDARHQPPALVDLDFNGVDPGLPYPQQVDHNLKIMYRQVVSGGKTPLLFMGSPYRAGDEPNPGSGSLENIPHGPLHLWTGDSTQPNGEDMGNFYAAARDPIFFAHHGNVDRVWYLWKKLGGRHRDFDDKDWLNASFLFYDENADLVRVTVKDCLETERLRYTYQAVEIPWLKSRPTPAKRAAAGTQRLGRPSASTAEAARFPVVLNSPVSFTVKRPKLSRSGAEKEAEEEVLVVEGIEYDRDFFIKFDVFVNALEGTEGLTPGESEFAGSFVNVPHKHKHRKKEKKLKTGLRLGITDLLEDIGAEGDESVLVTIVPRAGKGKASVAGIKIDFSK; this is translated from the exons ATGAATACAATGGCTAGCCTTGTTGTTCCATGCCATATTCCTCATACGACCATCGTTAACAACTCCTTTGCATGCGCCTTCCCCGCCAAAAGCCCTTCTTTCATAATTAGGCGACGTCGATGTTCCAAGATCGCATGCAAATCTAGCGATGACGTGCATGAGCCCACGCTCGACCGTCGCGACGTCCTCCTCGGCCTCTgcggcgccgccgccgccgtcggcGGACTTGGGGTCGGTAGCAAACCGGCCTTCGGCAGCCCGATCACGGCGCCGGATCTCTCCAAGTGCGGGCCCGCCGACTTGCCCAACGGCGTCCCTGTCGTCAACTGCTGCCCTCCATACTCCAGCACCATAAGGGACTTCAAGCTCCCGCCGCAGTCGTCGCCCCTCCGCGTCCGCCCCGCCGCCCACCTGGTCGACGCCAACTACCTGGACAAGTACACCAAGGCCGTCGAGCTCATGAGGGCGCTGCCGGCAGACGACCCGCGCAACTTCACGCAGCAGGCGAACATCCACTGCGCGTACTGCGACGGCGCCTACGAGCAGATCGGCTTCCCCGACCTGGAGATCCAAGTCCATAACTCGTGGCTCTTCTTTCCGTGGCACCGCTTCTACCTCTACTTCCACGAGAGGATCCTTG GGAAACTGATCGGCGACGAGACCTTCGCGCTTCCCTTCTGGAACTGGGACGCGCCAGGTGGCATCCAGATGCCCTCCATCTACACTAAAAAGTCTTCCTCCCTCTACGACAAGTTACGGGACGCCAGGCACCAGCCCCCAGCCCTCGTCGACCTCGACTTCAACGGGGTCGACCCTGGCTTGCCCTACCCGCAGCAAGTCGACCACAACCTCAAGATCATGTACCGCCAGGTGGTCTCCGGAGGAAAGACGCCGTTGCTGTTCATGGGCTCGCCGTACCGCGCAGGCGACGAGCCCAACCCTGGCTCCGGCTCACTGGAGAACATCCCGCACGGTCCGTTGCACCTATGGACCGGCGACTCGACGCAGCCGAACGGGGAGGACATGGGCAATTTCTACGCGGCGGCGCGGGACCCCATCTTCTTCGCGCACCACGGCAACGTCGACCGCGTGTGGTATCTATGGAAAAAGCTCGGCGGCCGGCACCGCGACTTCGACGACAAGGACTGGCTCAACGCCAGCTTCCTCTTCTACGACGAGAACGCGGACCTGGTCCGCGTCACGGTGAAGGACTGCCTGGAGACGGAGCGGCTGCGGTACACGTACCAGGCCGTGGAGATCCCGTGGCTGAAGTCGCGGCCGACGCCGGCGAAGAGAGCTGCCGCAGGGACTCAGAGGCTGGGGAGACCGAGCGCTTCTACCGCGGAGGCAGCGAGGTTCCCGGTGGTGCTTAATTCGCCGGTGAGCTTCACGGTGAAGCGGCCGAAATTATCTAGGAGCGGCGCGGAGAaggaggcggaggaggaggtgctgGTGGTGGAGGGCATCGAGTACGACCGCGACTTCTTCATCAAGTTCGACGTGTTCGTGAACGCCCTCGAAGGGACGGAAGGGCTGACTCCCGGCGAGAGTGAGTTCGCCGGAAGCTTCGTGAACGTGCCTCACAAACACAAGCACCGGAAGAAAGAGAAAAAGCTGAAGACGGGGCTTCGCCTCGGGATCACGGACCTGCTGGAAGACATCGGAGCTGAGGGCGACGAGAGCGTACTGGTGACGATCGTACCGAGAGCCGGGAAGGGGAAGGCGTCGGTGGCCGGCATCAAAATTGACTTCTCAAAGTGA